The genomic stretch ATGGGCGCAATTATAATTTTCTTTGTTTCTATCCTAGTATTTCTGATTTTGGCGTTTATTCTCGACGACGGACAACGCTAAACTGAGACAAAACGGAGAATAAAGAACCTAATGGCGCAGATTCGGGCGGTGTTGTGCGGTTATTATGGCAAAGGCAACGGCGGAGATGAGGCCTTACTGGCTACGTTATTACAAATGTTGCCAAAAACTGTAACGCCGATTGTGCTTTCCGGTAATTGTAGCGAAACCCGCCAGCGCTATGGCGTGCAAGTTGGCGATCGCATGTCTGCCTTACGCGTCTTTCAAGCCTTACAGCGTTCGGATGTGTTTATCTGGGGGGGCGGTAGTTTAATTCAAGATACCACCAGCGCCATCAGCCCCTTGTACTATGCAGGATTGATGGGGATGGCGCAACGCTTAGGGTTAAAAACCATTGCGTGGGCGCAAGGCATTGGCCCATTAAACCGAAATTTTACCCGTAAAATAGCAAAAGCCGCCTTTACTGGATGCGATGCCGTCAGCGTGCGCGATCGCGGTTCTGCCCAACTGCTAGCCGAATGGCAAATTCCCAACGTCATCGCCCCCGATCCTGTTTGGGCGCTAGCAGGAAAACCCCCTAAAGGCGTCGGCGACTTACCCGCCCCCAGAGTTGCTATCTGCTTGCGTCCCCATCCCCAACTGACGCCAGAACGCCT from Desertifilum tharense IPPAS B-1220 encodes the following:
- the csaB gene encoding polysaccharide pyruvyl transferase CsaB; the encoded protein is MAQIRAVLCGYYGKGNGGDEALLATLLQMLPKTVTPIVLSGNCSETRQRYGVQVGDRMSALRVFQALQRSDVFIWGGGSLIQDTTSAISPLYYAGLMGMAQRLGLKTIAWAQGIGPLNRNFTRKIAKAAFTGCDAVSVRDRGSAQLLAEWQIPNVIAPDPVWALAGKPPKGVGDLPAPRVAICLRPHPQLTPERLNTLIQALKLFQTATDTFLLLLPFQAASDLTIAQQIHSQIPDHSKIVSLTDPRELKGVFEGIEMAIAMRYHALIMAAGAKSQCFALSYDPKVSQLMAEYEIPGWELSQLPEAASDIAQTWIERYANPSAFDKTQLQAIIDRAKIHQELLHSVLS